The Limanda limanda chromosome 13, fLimLim1.1, whole genome shotgun sequence genome has a window encoding:
- the fggy gene encoding FGGY carbohydrate kinase domain-containing protein isoform X1, producing the protein MAECYYVGVDVGTASVRAALVTRDGVLKSTANEPISIWEPQSDHYVQSSTEIWEKCCAVVKRVIQGVDKNQVCGVGFDATCSLVVLDQSFQPVPVCQDGDRQRNVVMWMDHRAAEQAARITTAGHRALSRVGGVMSPEMQPPKLLWLKENLKESCWNKASHFFDLPDFLSWKATGSLTRSLCTVVCKWMYCPPEGWDDSFWTSIGLEDLLENNYCKIGSVTCSPGSPLGGGLTQEAAADFGLNPGTAVGASLIDAHAGGLGVIGADVKGLNLPCEDQSITQRMAVICGTSSCHMAISEQPRFVPGVWGPHLSAMVPDMWLNEGGQSATGRLIDHMVKGHAAYAQLQEQAQQRCPFTGEKIYSYLNSHLSSMASSSSSVDLLGSSLHLWPDFHGNRSPLADPTLKGMVVGLGFSQTLDDLALLYLATMQALALGTLHILEAMKEAGHDITTLFLCGGLSKNSLFVQIHANATGLPVVLPDQVEAVLIGAAILGACASQDFSSIQEAMERMAKVGRVVQPDEKLQSFYQRKYKVFLRLFAHQREYQALMNDG; encoded by the exons ATGGCAGAGTGCTATTACGTCGGAGTGGACGTAGGCACTGCCAGTGTGAGGGCTGCACTGGTGACCAGAGATGGTGTCCTGAAGAGTACTGCAAACGAGCCCATCAGCATCTGGGAGCCCCAGTCTGACCACTATGTCCAGTCCTCCACTGAGATCTGGGAGAAATGCTGTGCAGTTGTCAAG AGAGTTATCCAGGGTGTGGACAAGAACCAGGTATGTGGTGTTGGCTTTGATGCCACCTGCTCTCTTGTGGTTTTGGATCAAAGCTTCCAGCCTGTACCAGTCTGTCAGGACG gTGACAGACAGAGGAATGTGGTTATGTGGATGGACCATCGTGCTGCAGAGCAGGCCGCTCGTATAACCACCGCCGGCCACAGGGCTCTGAGCAGGGTAGGGGGGGTCATGTCACCTGAGATGCAGCCCCCGAAGCTGCTCTGGCTCAAAGag AATCTCAAAGAAAGCTGCTGGAACAAAGCGTCTCATTTCTTCGACCTGCCAGACTTCCTGTCGTGGAAAGCAACAGGGTCTTTGACAAG ATCTCTATGCACTGTGGTGTGTAAGTGGATGTACTGCCCTCCAGAGGGATGGGATGACAGCTTCTGGACAAGTATTGGATTGGAGGACCTCCTAGAAAATAACTATTGCAAAATAG GCAGCGTGACCTGTTCTCCAGGGAGCCCGTTGGGAGGAGGCCTCACccaggaggcagcagcagattTTGGTCTGAACCCGGGAACTGCAGTCGGCGCTTCTCTCATTGATGCTCATGCTGGAGGCCTAG GTGTGATAGGTGCAGATGTTAAAGGCTTGAATTTGCCATGTGAGGACCAGTCTATTACCCAACGCATGGCGGTGATCTGCGGGACGTCCAGCTGTCACATGGCG ATCAGCGAGCAGCCCCGGTTTGTGCCTGGAGTGTGGGGACCCCACCTGTCGGCCATGGTGCCGGACATGTGGCTCAACGAGGGAGGACAGAGTGCTACAGGAAGGCTG ATTGACCACATGGTGAAGGGCCACGCTGCCTACGCTCAGCTCCAGGAGCAGGCACAGCAGAG ATGTCCCTTCACAGGTGAGAAAATCTACAGCTACCTGAACAGCCACCTGAGTTCAATGGCTAGCTCCAGTTCCTCTGTTGACCTGCTGGGATCCAGTCTTCACTTGTGGCCAGACTTCCACGGAAACAGGTCTCCCCTGGCTGATCCCACTTTGAAGGGCATG GTGGTTGGACTGGGCTTCTCTCAAACCTTGGATGACTTGGCTCTGCTCTATTTAGCCACCATGCAAGCCCTCGCT CTCGGTACGCTACATATTCTGGAGGCCATGAAGGAAGCAGGACATGATATCACAACCCTCTTCCTGTGTGGGGGACTGAGCAAAAACTCCCTGTTTGTACAGATTCACGCCAATGCAACAG GATTGCCTGTGGTGCTACCAGACCAGGTGGAGGCTGTGTTAATAGGAGCAGCCATTTTGGGAGCATGTGCATCACAGGACTTCAGCTCTATACAg GAGGCAATGGAGAGAATGGCCAAAGTGGGGCGAGTTGTTCAGCCCGACGAAAAACTccagag cttCTATCAGAGAAAGTACAAGGTGTTCTTGCGGCTTTTTGCCCACCAGAGGGAGTACCAGGCCCTCATGAACGATGGGTGA
- the fggy gene encoding FGGY carbohydrate kinase domain-containing protein isoform X2: MYCPPEGWDDSFWTSIGLEDLLENNYCKIGSVTCSPGSPLGGGLTQEAAADFGLNPGTAVGASLIDAHAGGLGVIGADVKGLNLPCEDQSITQRMAVICGTSSCHMAISEQPRFVPGVWGPHLSAMVPDMWLNEGGQSATGRLIDHMVKGHAAYAQLQEQAQQRCPFTGEKIYSYLNSHLSSMASSSSSVDLLGSSLHLWPDFHGNRSPLADPTLKGMVVGLGFSQTLDDLALLYLATMQALALGTLHILEAMKEAGHDITTLFLCGGLSKNSLFVQIHANATGLPVVLPDQVEAVLIGAAILGACASQDFSSIQEAMERMAKVGRVVQPDEKLQSFYQRKYKVFLRLFAHQREYQALMNDG, from the exons ATGTACTGCCCTCCAGAGGGATGGGATGACAGCTTCTGGACAAGTATTGGATTGGAGGACCTCCTAGAAAATAACTATTGCAAAATAG GCAGCGTGACCTGTTCTCCAGGGAGCCCGTTGGGAGGAGGCCTCACccaggaggcagcagcagattTTGGTCTGAACCCGGGAACTGCAGTCGGCGCTTCTCTCATTGATGCTCATGCTGGAGGCCTAG GTGTGATAGGTGCAGATGTTAAAGGCTTGAATTTGCCATGTGAGGACCAGTCTATTACCCAACGCATGGCGGTGATCTGCGGGACGTCCAGCTGTCACATGGCG ATCAGCGAGCAGCCCCGGTTTGTGCCTGGAGTGTGGGGACCCCACCTGTCGGCCATGGTGCCGGACATGTGGCTCAACGAGGGAGGACAGAGTGCTACAGGAAGGCTG ATTGACCACATGGTGAAGGGCCACGCTGCCTACGCTCAGCTCCAGGAGCAGGCACAGCAGAG ATGTCCCTTCACAGGTGAGAAAATCTACAGCTACCTGAACAGCCACCTGAGTTCAATGGCTAGCTCCAGTTCCTCTGTTGACCTGCTGGGATCCAGTCTTCACTTGTGGCCAGACTTCCACGGAAACAGGTCTCCCCTGGCTGATCCCACTTTGAAGGGCATG GTGGTTGGACTGGGCTTCTCTCAAACCTTGGATGACTTGGCTCTGCTCTATTTAGCCACCATGCAAGCCCTCGCT CTCGGTACGCTACATATTCTGGAGGCCATGAAGGAAGCAGGACATGATATCACAACCCTCTTCCTGTGTGGGGGACTGAGCAAAAACTCCCTGTTTGTACAGATTCACGCCAATGCAACAG GATTGCCTGTGGTGCTACCAGACCAGGTGGAGGCTGTGTTAATAGGAGCAGCCATTTTGGGAGCATGTGCATCACAGGACTTCAGCTCTATACAg GAGGCAATGGAGAGAATGGCCAAAGTGGGGCGAGTTGTTCAGCCCGACGAAAAACTccagag cttCTATCAGAGAAAGTACAAGGTGTTCTTGCGGCTTTTTGCCCACCAGAGGGAGTACCAGGCCCTCATGAACGATGGGTGA
- the LOC133018206 gene encoding peroxiredoxin-6-like, whose translation MPGLLLGDVFPDFEAEATTGTIKLHEFLGDSWGILFSHPRDYTPVCTTELGRAARLHGEFSKRGVKMIALSVDCLEDHHSWAKDIVAYNCEESACCSLPFPIIADSKRELAVALGMLDPDAKDKDGMPLTARCVFIIGPDKRLKLSLLYPATTGRNFDEILRVVDSLQLTAGRRVATPADWKLGECVMVPPNMSEEEAAALFPEGVYTKDLPSGKKYLRYTPQP comes from the exons ATGCCGGGACTGCTGCTCGGAGATGTGTTTCCTGACTTCGAGGCAGAGGCCACCACCGGCACAATTAAACTCCACGAGTTTCTCGGTGATTC ATGGGGAATCTTGTTCTCCCACCCCAGAGACTACACCCCCGTGTGCACCACCGAGCTGGGCCGGGCTGCCAGGCTGCACGGGGAGTTCAGCAAGCGTGGCGTCAAGATGATCGCACTGTCAGTCGACTGCCTGGAGGATCATCACAGCTGGGCCAAG GACATCGTGGCGTACAACTGTGAGGAGTCGGCCTGCTGCTCGCTGCCCTTTCCCATCATAGCGGACAGTAAACGGGAGCTGGCAGTGGCCCTGGGCATGCTGGACCCAGATGCGAAGGACAAAGATGGCATGCCGCTAACTGCCCGCTGT GTGTTTATCATCGGCCCTGACAAAAGGCTGAAACTGTCGCTGCTCTATCCTGCCACCACAGGACGCAACTTTGATGAGATCCTGAGGGTGGTGGATTCGCTCCAGCTCACAGCAGGGAGAAGAGTGGCCACACCTGCCGACTGGAAG CTTGGAGAGTGTGTGATGGTTCCTCCGAACATgtctgaggaggaggctgctgctttGTTCCCAGAAGGCGTCTACACCAAAGACCTGCCCTCTGGCAAGAAGTACCTGCGCTACACACCACAGCCATGA
- the LOC133018204 gene encoding polyisoprenoid diphosphate/phosphate phosphohydrolase PLPP6-like has translation MSSPTSRRNSCRGSRRISSCSYVPSGSPTENFTVSLNQPIFAITLRFLLAIDLWLSKRLGVCACEESPWGSIRPLVRLLEFSGHVLPWLIGTLYTLLRGETAAEQEIMLNLALALLLDLLLVRVVKTLVRRRRPAQNRSDILSTFFEERYSFPSGHATRAAMCARFFLAQLVDTASMRVLVVGWAFLVSLSRLLLARHYVTDVGFGLAMGYCQYSLVERLWVTWECLQDVLLMQLRETLNRAYGGLWMAAWKH, from the exons atgtcctcaccgACGTCCAGACGGAACAGTTGCCGTGGGAGCCGCCGGATCTCCAGCTGTTCTTACGTCCCCTCTGGCTCTCCAACAGAGAACTTCACCGTTAGTTTAAATCAGCCGATATTCGCCATAACGCTGCGTTTTTTGCTGGCAATAGATCTGTGGCTGTCCAAGCGGCTCGGCGTGTGCGCCTGCGAGGAGTCCCCGTGGGGCAGCATACGGCCCCTGGTGCGCCTGCTGGAGTTCTCCGGACATGTTCTCCCGTGGCTCATCGGCACCCTGTACACTCTGCTCCGGGGAGAGACGGCGGCAGAGCAGGAGATCATGCTGAATTTGGCCCTGG CTCTGTTGTTGGACCTGCTGCTGGTCAGAGTTGTGAAGACTCTGGTGAGACGTCGAAGGCCCGCACAGAACCGCTCGGACATCCTCTCCACCTTCTTCGAGGAGCGTTACTCGTTCCCCTCGGGccacgcaacgcgggcggccatgTGTGCTCGGTTCTTCCTGGCCCAGCTGGTGGACACAGCCTCCATGCGAGTGCTGGTCGTGGGCTGGGCCTTCCTGGTGAGCCTGTCCCGGCTGCTGCTCGCCAGACACTATGTGACAGATGTGGGCTTTGGCCTGGCCATGGGTTACTGTCAGTACAGCTTGGTAGAAAGGCTGTGGGTGACCTGGGAATGCCTTCAGGACGTGCTGCTCATGCAACTGCGAGAGACACTCAACAGGGCTTATGGTGGTCTCTGGATGGCTGCTTGGAAACATTAG
- the LOC133018749 gene encoding myocilin-like → MWLQVSLLCLSCLILSSQSQATDRASLRRSNDSAGRCHYTFTVASPQESSCPGGSVKPEMDGVMSRVILLEALVSQILAGADGGTRTRVESNMEEGLQEAYAQVTRERNQLQQDKERLNKQLQELQRRVGELSQEAESLRQKPCQETHTSGGAQHDSRPVSDPAFDFKNGAYQEMKAEVTKVQASHLNPDGNQTITDCGELLSVGDPVLHRKADSITGKYGVWLQDPEPQGPHYTNETVWRIDAVGKDVRQLFAFEDMDQFSRGFPMKVLVLPEPVESTGATIYRGSLYYQRKRSRSLIRYNLTSESLASRRELPHAGFHGQFPYSWGGYTDIDLAVDEQGLWAIYSTSKAKGAVVIAQLDPESLAVKKTWETNIRKNTVANAFMVCGRLYTVASYTAPNTTINYVFDTATGTRREVAVPFKNRYRYTSMLDYNHDQRKLYAWDNFHMVTYEIRVGRANQGSS, encoded by the exons ATGTGGCTCCAAgtctctctcctgtgtctgtCCTGCTTGATCCTGTCAAGCCAGAGCCAGGCCACAGACCGAGCCTCCCTCCGCCGCTCCAATGACTCTGCTGGACGCTGCCACTACACCTTCACCGTGGCCAGCCCACAGGAGTCCAGCTGCCCTGGAGGCAGCGTGAAACCAGAGATGGATGGAGTCATGTCGCGGGTCATCTTGCTGGAGGCTTTGGTCAGCCAGATCCTGGCAGGAGCAGACGGAGGCACGAGGACCAGGGTCGAGTCTAACATGGAAGAGGGTCTCCAGGAAGCTTATGCCCAGGTCACCAGGGaaagaaaccagctgcagcaggacaagGAGCGTCTGAACAAGCAGctccaggagctgcagaggagagtgGGCGAGCTGAGCCAGGAGGCAGAGAGCCTCAGGCAGAAGCCCTGCCAGGAGACTCACACCTCAGGGGGGGCTCAGCATGACAGCAGACCTGTCAGTG acCCTGCGTTTGACTTTAAGAATGGGGCGTACCAGGAGATGAAGGCTGAGGTGACAAAGGTTCAAGCATCCCACCTTAATCCTGATGGAAATCAAACCATCACAG ACTGTGGAGAGCTGCTGTCAGTGGGAGATCCTGTGCTGCACAGGAAGGCTGACAGTATCACAGGCAAATATGGGGTGTGGCTGCAGGACCCAGAGCCTCAGGGCCCTCATTACACCAACGAGACTGTGTGGCGCATTGACGCAGTTGGCAAAGATGTCCGTCAGCTCTTTGCATTTGAAGACATGGATCAGTTCTCCCGAGGCTTCCCCATGAAGGTCTTGGTCCTGCCGGAGCCCGTGGAGAGCACGGGGGCGACCATCTACCGCGGCTCCCTCTACTACCAGCGCAAACGAAGCCGTTCCCTGATCCGCTACAACCTGACCTCTGAGAGCCTGGCGTCACGTCGGGAGCTACCTCACGCCGGCTTCCACGGCCAGTTCCCTTACTCCTGGGGAGGCTACACAGACATTGACCTTGCGGTGGACGAACAAGGCTTGTGGGCCATCTACAGCACAAGCAAGGCAAAAGGCGCCGTTGTGATTGCCCAGCTGGACCCAGAGAGCCTGGCCGTGAAGAAGACCTGGGAGACCAACATCAGGAAGAACACAGTGGCCAACGCCTTCATGGTGTGTGGACGCCTGTACACGGTGGCCAGCTACACTGCACCCAACACCACCATCAACTACGTGTTTGACACGGCCACTGGCACCCGGCGGGAAGTCGCTGTGCCGTTCAAGAACAGGTACCGTTACACCAGCATGCTGGACTATAACCACGACCAGAGGAAGCTGTACGCATGGGACAACTTCCACATGGTCACCTATGAAATCAGAGTGGGCAGAGCCAATCAGGGCAGCAGctag